The following proteins are co-located in the Vigna unguiculata cultivar IT97K-499-35 chromosome 9, ASM411807v1, whole genome shotgun sequence genome:
- the LOC114163391 gene encoding auxilin-related protein 1 isoform X2, producing MDEFGVLTERFGLKPQGKSAPMARASTKRPPTVSDSQTRSNPKSTLSGPPSPQSSSFDFNFNYGVFSNSSSDSKTQHFDDVFGGNAKSNGASFDYDSIFAGSNKPVSMSSHVDDVFGGTHAKSVGVDDLLDKIGGLNTNTNSRNYKTPDSDDLISGFGVFNNGAGMNKPSVTPNKPAPVSHDDPFLIFETASSSASSESFLDSLGQKTKLNNSKGSKGSSPILKSPPKPMSKVNKSNVSPIDEFESFAMGGARTNASSRKANVNAAETKPNSSVKINNGKRVPDVKNQSNAVDDLESIFSMSSRSSSVPKSRTPTMSNSKGKPEVSPRVPSGSPASAMKPPTMTSFDDLTLIFGGSPSSEFQEVEGETEERRKARLGRHQRTQERALKAVADMNQRDIQTKMEQEERRRIADSADVQIKRWSAGKEGNMRALLSTLQYVLWPECGWQPVSLTDMITSAAVKKVYRKATLCIHPDKVQQKGATLEQKYIAEKVFDILKESWTKFNAEELS from the exons ATGGATGAGTTCGGTGTTTTGACCGAAAGGTTCGGTCTCAAACCACAAGGAAAATCCGCTCCAATGGCGAGGGCTTCGACAAAGCGACCTCCAACTGTCTCGGATTCCCAAACACGCTCCAATCCCAAATCCACCCTAAGCGGACCCCCATCTCCCCAAAGTTCCTcttttgatttcaatttcaattacgGGGTTTTCAGCAACAGCAGCAGCGATAGCAAAACGCAGCATTTCGATGATGTCTTCGGCGGTAACGCCAAATCCAATGGCGCTTCGTTCGATTACGATTCCATATTCGCCGGATCTAATAAACCGGTTTCCATGTCGTCTCATGTGGATGACGTATTCGGTGGGACGCATGCGAAGAGTGTCGGCGTTGATGATCTGCTAGATAAGATTGGTGGATTAAATACAAACACCAACAGTCGAAACTACAAAACACCTGATTCTGATGATTTGATCTCTGGCTTTGGTGTTTTCAATAATGG TGCTGGGATGAATAAGCCAAGTGTAACTCCGAACAAACCTGCTCCTGTGTCCCATGATGATCCCTTTTTGATATTTGAAACCGCTTCAAGCTCGGCGTCTTCAGAATCATTCCTGGACTCGCTGGGGCAGAAAACTAAGTTGAATAATTCTAAAGGGTCAAAAGGAAGCTCCCCAATATTGAAGTCCCCTCCCAAGCCAATGAGTAAAG TTAATAAGTCAAATGTATCACCAATAGATGAGTTTGAGAGTTTTGCCATGGGTGGGGCACGGACTAATGCTAGTAGTAGAAAGGCCAATGTTAACGCTGCAGAGACTAAaccaaactcgtcagttaaGATAAACAATGGTAAAAGAGTTCCAGATGTGAAAAATCAGTCAAATGCCGTGGATGATCTTGAATCCATCTTCAGCATGAGCTCTCGATCAAGCAGTGTGCCAAAGTCAAGGACTCCAACTATG TCGAACAGCAAAGGGAAACCTGAGGTGTCACCAAGAGTTCCATCAGGATCCCCAGCCAGTGCGATGAAACCTCCCACAATGACCTCTTTTGATGACCTGACACTGATTTTTGGTG GCTCCCCATCATCTGAATTCCAGGAGGTTGAAGGTGAAACTGAGGAAAGACGAAAAGCAAGATTAGGACGTCATCAGAGGACACAAGAACGAGCG TTAAAAGCAGTGGCAGATATGAACCAGCGTGATATTCAAACTAAGATGGAACAAGAAGAGAGGCGG AGAATTGCTGATAGTGCGGATGTTCAGATAAAGCGCTGGTCTGCAGGGAAAGAAGGCAATATGCGGGCATTGCTGTCAACATTACAATAT GTTCTTTGGCCAGAATGTGGTTGGCAGCCAGTGTCTCTGACAGATATGATAACTTCCGCTGCTGTTAAAAAAGTGTATAGAAAAGCAACTTTATGTATTCACCCAGATAAAGTCCAACAGAAAGGTGCTACCCtggaacaaaaatatatagcAGAGAAGGTTTTTGACATTCTTAAG GAATCTTGGACCAAGTTCAACGCGGAAGAGCTTTCTTAG
- the LOC114163391 gene encoding auxilin-related protein 1 isoform X1 — MDEFGVLTERFGLKPQGKSAPMARASTKRPPTVSDSQTRSNPKSTLSGPPSPQSSSFDFNFNYGVFSNSSSDSKTQHFDDVFGGNAKSNGASFDYDSIFAGSNKPVSMSSHVDDVFGGTHAKSVGVDDLLDKIGGLNTNTNSRNYKTPDSDDLISGFGVFNNGAGMNKPSVTPNKPAPVSHDDPFLIFETASSSASSESFLDSLGQKTKLNNSKGSKGSSPILKSPPKPMSKVNKSNVSPIDEFESFAMGGARTNASSRKANVNAAETKPNSSVKINNGKRVPDVKNQSNAVDDLESIFSMSSRSSSVPKSRTPTMDHVYNNQSNSKGKPEVSPRVPSGSPASAMKPPTMTSFDDLTLIFGGSPSSEFQEVEGETEERRKARLGRHQRTQERALKAVADMNQRDIQTKMEQEERRRIADSADVQIKRWSAGKEGNMRALLSTLQYVLWPECGWQPVSLTDMITSAAVKKVYRKATLCIHPDKVQQKGATLEQKYIAEKVFDILKESWTKFNAEELS, encoded by the exons ATGGATGAGTTCGGTGTTTTGACCGAAAGGTTCGGTCTCAAACCACAAGGAAAATCCGCTCCAATGGCGAGGGCTTCGACAAAGCGACCTCCAACTGTCTCGGATTCCCAAACACGCTCCAATCCCAAATCCACCCTAAGCGGACCCCCATCTCCCCAAAGTTCCTcttttgatttcaatttcaattacgGGGTTTTCAGCAACAGCAGCAGCGATAGCAAAACGCAGCATTTCGATGATGTCTTCGGCGGTAACGCCAAATCCAATGGCGCTTCGTTCGATTACGATTCCATATTCGCCGGATCTAATAAACCGGTTTCCATGTCGTCTCATGTGGATGACGTATTCGGTGGGACGCATGCGAAGAGTGTCGGCGTTGATGATCTGCTAGATAAGATTGGTGGATTAAATACAAACACCAACAGTCGAAACTACAAAACACCTGATTCTGATGATTTGATCTCTGGCTTTGGTGTTTTCAATAATGG TGCTGGGATGAATAAGCCAAGTGTAACTCCGAACAAACCTGCTCCTGTGTCCCATGATGATCCCTTTTTGATATTTGAAACCGCTTCAAGCTCGGCGTCTTCAGAATCATTCCTGGACTCGCTGGGGCAGAAAACTAAGTTGAATAATTCTAAAGGGTCAAAAGGAAGCTCCCCAATATTGAAGTCCCCTCCCAAGCCAATGAGTAAAG TTAATAAGTCAAATGTATCACCAATAGATGAGTTTGAGAGTTTTGCCATGGGTGGGGCACGGACTAATGCTAGTAGTAGAAAGGCCAATGTTAACGCTGCAGAGACTAAaccaaactcgtcagttaaGATAAACAATGGTAAAAGAGTTCCAGATGTGAAAAATCAGTCAAATGCCGTGGATGATCTTGAATCCATCTTCAGCATGAGCTCTCGATCAAGCAGTGTGCCAAAGTCAAGGACTCCAACTATG GATCACGTGTACAATAACCAGTCGAACAGCAAAGGGAAACCTGAGGTGTCACCAAGAGTTCCATCAGGATCCCCAGCCAGTGCGATGAAACCTCCCACAATGACCTCTTTTGATGACCTGACACTGATTTTTGGTG GCTCCCCATCATCTGAATTCCAGGAGGTTGAAGGTGAAACTGAGGAAAGACGAAAAGCAAGATTAGGACGTCATCAGAGGACACAAGAACGAGCG TTAAAAGCAGTGGCAGATATGAACCAGCGTGATATTCAAACTAAGATGGAACAAGAAGAGAGGCGG AGAATTGCTGATAGTGCGGATGTTCAGATAAAGCGCTGGTCTGCAGGGAAAGAAGGCAATATGCGGGCATTGCTGTCAACATTACAATAT GTTCTTTGGCCAGAATGTGGTTGGCAGCCAGTGTCTCTGACAGATATGATAACTTCCGCTGCTGTTAAAAAAGTGTATAGAAAAGCAACTTTATGTATTCACCCAGATAAAGTCCAACAGAAAGGTGCTACCCtggaacaaaaatatatagcAGAGAAGGTTTTTGACATTCTTAAG GAATCTTGGACCAAGTTCAACGCGGAAGAGCTTTCTTAG
- the LOC114164603 gene encoding amino acid permease 3 isoform X1, which translates to MEREGKVMVGMDGHGSKHDEQAFNVSLDNMHQQGDSKCFDDDGRPKRTGTVWTASAHIITAVIGSGVLSLAWAIAQLGWIAGPAVMLLFSAITYFTSLLLTDCYRTGDPLTGKRNYTYMDAIRSNFGGNCFKVKMCGLVQYVNLFGISIGYAIASSISMMAIERSNCFHKSGGKNPCHMNSNMYMISFGIVEIIFSQIPGFDQLWWLSFVAAAMSFTYSTIGLGLGIGKVIENRKVRGSLTGITVGNVTQTNKVWRTMQALGDIAFAYSYSFVLIEIQDTVKSPPSASKTMKKASFIGVAVTTFFYMLCGCFGYAAFGDSSPGNLLTGFGFYNPYWLLDIANVAIVIHLVGSYQVYSQPLFAFIEKNAAHRFPDSDFVNKEIEISVPGFHSYKLNLFRLVWRTTYVVLSTLIAMLLPFFNDIGGLIGAFGFWPLTVYFPVEMYITQKRIPKWSSKWICLQTLSIACLLMTVGAGVGSVAGILIDLKTYKPFKTNY; encoded by the exons ATGGAAAGAGAGGGTAAAGTG ATGGTTGGAATGGATGGCCATGGCAGCAAGCATGATGAGCAAGCATTTAACGTTTCCCTTGACAACATGCATCAACAAGGAGACTCTAAGTGTTTCGACGACGATGGTCGCCCCAAACGAACCG GAACAGTGTGGACTGCGAGTGCACACATAATAACCGCAGTGATAGGGTCTGGAGTTCTCTCTCTGGCTTGGGCTATAGCTCAGCTTGGATGGATTGCTGGTCCTGCCGTCATGCTTCTCTTCTCTGCCATCACTTACTTCACTTCCCTTCTTCTCACTGATTGTTATCGTACCGGTGATCCTCTCACTGGCAAGAGAAACTACACTTACATGGATGCTATTCGTTCTAACTTTG GTGGCAACTGCTTCAAGGTCAAGATGTGTGGACTGGTTCAGTATGTCAACCTTTTTGGAATCTCCATCGGTTACGCTATAGCGTCTTCCATTAGCATGAT GGCAATCGAAAGATCTAATTGTTTCCACAAGAGCGGAGGGAAGAATCCATGTCATATGAACAGCAACATGTACATGATTTCGTTTGGTATAGTGGAGATTATTTTCTCTCAAATTCCAGGCTTCGACCAACTATGGTGGCTGTCCTTTGTAGCTGCTGCCATGTCATTCACATACTCCACCATTGGGCTAGGCCTTGGTATTGGAAAAGTCATTG AGAACAGAAAAGTGAGGGGAAGCTTAACCGGGATAACCGTTGGTAATGTGACACAAACCAATAAAGTTTGGAGAACCATGCAAGCTCTTGGTGACATAGCATTTGCCTATTCATACTCCTTCGTCCTTATAGAAATTCAG GACACAGTGAAATCACCTCCATCGGCATCAAAAACAATGAAGAAAGCTTCTTTCATCGGTGTTGCAGTGACCACCTTTTTCTACATGCTTTGTGGCTGCTTTGGGTATGCTGCTTTTGGAGATTCAAGCCCTGGAAACCTTCTCACTGGTTTTGGGTTCTACAACCCATACTGGCTCCTTGACATTGCTAATGTTGCCATTGTGATCCACCTTGTTGGTTCATACCAAGTTTACAGCCAGCCCCTCTTTGCTTTCATTGAGAAAAACGCAGCACACAGATTCCCAGATAGTGATTTTGTGAACAAAGAAATTGAAATCTCAGTCCCTGGTTTCCATTCCTACAAGCTCAACCTCTTCCGATTGGTTTGGAGAACAACATATGTTGTGCTAAGCACTTTGATTGCAATGCTGCTCCCATTCTTCAATGACATTGGAGGGCTTATTGGAGCATTTGGATTTTGGCCTCTTACTGTGTATTTCCCAGTGGAAATGTACATTACTCAGAAGAGAATACCAAAGTGGAGCTCTAAATGGATCTGCCTCCAAACACTCAGCATTGCTTGCCTTTTGATGACCGTAGGAGCTGGAGTTGGTTCTGTTGCTGGGATTCTCATTGATCTTAAGACTTACAAGCCTTTCAAGACAAACTATTGA
- the LOC114164603 gene encoding amino acid permease 3 isoform X2, whose protein sequence is MVGMDGHGSKHDEQAFNVSLDNMHQQGDSKCFDDDGRPKRTGTVWTASAHIITAVIGSGVLSLAWAIAQLGWIAGPAVMLLFSAITYFTSLLLTDCYRTGDPLTGKRNYTYMDAIRSNFGGNCFKVKMCGLVQYVNLFGISIGYAIASSISMMAIERSNCFHKSGGKNPCHMNSNMYMISFGIVEIIFSQIPGFDQLWWLSFVAAAMSFTYSTIGLGLGIGKVIENRKVRGSLTGITVGNVTQTNKVWRTMQALGDIAFAYSYSFVLIEIQDTVKSPPSASKTMKKASFIGVAVTTFFYMLCGCFGYAAFGDSSPGNLLTGFGFYNPYWLLDIANVAIVIHLVGSYQVYSQPLFAFIEKNAAHRFPDSDFVNKEIEISVPGFHSYKLNLFRLVWRTTYVVLSTLIAMLLPFFNDIGGLIGAFGFWPLTVYFPVEMYITQKRIPKWSSKWICLQTLSIACLLMTVGAGVGSVAGILIDLKTYKPFKTNY, encoded by the exons ATGGTTGGAATGGATGGCCATGGCAGCAAGCATGATGAGCAAGCATTTAACGTTTCCCTTGACAACATGCATCAACAAGGAGACTCTAAGTGTTTCGACGACGATGGTCGCCCCAAACGAACCG GAACAGTGTGGACTGCGAGTGCACACATAATAACCGCAGTGATAGGGTCTGGAGTTCTCTCTCTGGCTTGGGCTATAGCTCAGCTTGGATGGATTGCTGGTCCTGCCGTCATGCTTCTCTTCTCTGCCATCACTTACTTCACTTCCCTTCTTCTCACTGATTGTTATCGTACCGGTGATCCTCTCACTGGCAAGAGAAACTACACTTACATGGATGCTATTCGTTCTAACTTTG GTGGCAACTGCTTCAAGGTCAAGATGTGTGGACTGGTTCAGTATGTCAACCTTTTTGGAATCTCCATCGGTTACGCTATAGCGTCTTCCATTAGCATGAT GGCAATCGAAAGATCTAATTGTTTCCACAAGAGCGGAGGGAAGAATCCATGTCATATGAACAGCAACATGTACATGATTTCGTTTGGTATAGTGGAGATTATTTTCTCTCAAATTCCAGGCTTCGACCAACTATGGTGGCTGTCCTTTGTAGCTGCTGCCATGTCATTCACATACTCCACCATTGGGCTAGGCCTTGGTATTGGAAAAGTCATTG AGAACAGAAAAGTGAGGGGAAGCTTAACCGGGATAACCGTTGGTAATGTGACACAAACCAATAAAGTTTGGAGAACCATGCAAGCTCTTGGTGACATAGCATTTGCCTATTCATACTCCTTCGTCCTTATAGAAATTCAG GACACAGTGAAATCACCTCCATCGGCATCAAAAACAATGAAGAAAGCTTCTTTCATCGGTGTTGCAGTGACCACCTTTTTCTACATGCTTTGTGGCTGCTTTGGGTATGCTGCTTTTGGAGATTCAAGCCCTGGAAACCTTCTCACTGGTTTTGGGTTCTACAACCCATACTGGCTCCTTGACATTGCTAATGTTGCCATTGTGATCCACCTTGTTGGTTCATACCAAGTTTACAGCCAGCCCCTCTTTGCTTTCATTGAGAAAAACGCAGCACACAGATTCCCAGATAGTGATTTTGTGAACAAAGAAATTGAAATCTCAGTCCCTGGTTTCCATTCCTACAAGCTCAACCTCTTCCGATTGGTTTGGAGAACAACATATGTTGTGCTAAGCACTTTGATTGCAATGCTGCTCCCATTCTTCAATGACATTGGAGGGCTTATTGGAGCATTTGGATTTTGGCCTCTTACTGTGTATTTCCCAGTGGAAATGTACATTACTCAGAAGAGAATACCAAAGTGGAGCTCTAAATGGATCTGCCTCCAAACACTCAGCATTGCTTGCCTTTTGATGACCGTAGGAGCTGGAGTTGGTTCTGTTGCTGGGATTCTCATTGATCTTAAGACTTACAAGCCTTTCAAGACAAACTATTGA
- the LOC114164136 gene encoding chloroplast processing peptidase-like isoform X3, which produces MSLLRPSAIYNFVTSYPSLRWMPCQSWGFLRWPGLDGFLRLMVVGLLWSTFSELRFIPSSSMFPTLRVGDRIIVEKLYGENTETVFIKRIVAKAGDAVEVHHGVLYVNGVAQQEDFIAQPPAYTIPLTTVPNDHVYVLGDNRNNSYDSHVWGPLPMKNIIGRYVTCYHRPTNI; this is translated from the exons ATGAGCTTATTGAGGCCTTCTGCAATATACAACTTCGTAACAAGTTATCCTTCGCTGCGATGGATGCCGTGTCAGAGTTGGGGCTTCCTTCGATGGCCGGGTCTCGACGGATTCCTTAGGCTTATGGTCGTTGGACTTCTCTGGTCCACGTTCTCCGAGCTTCGCTTCATACCTTCCTCTTCTATGTTCCCCACTCTTCGTGTTGGTGATCGAATTATTGTGGAAAAG TTATATGGAGAAAACACAGAAACTGTTTTTATTAAGAGAATTGTAGCAAAAGCAGGAGACGCTGTTGAG GTTCATCATGGGGTACTCTACGTCAATGGTGTTGCTCAGCAGGAAGATTTCATAGCACAACCACCAGCATACACAATTCCATTAACC ACTGTGCCCAATGACCATGTTTATGTGCTAGGCGATAATCGTAATAACAGTTATGATTCTCATGTGTG GGGACCACTTCCTATGAAGAACATAATTGGAAGATATGTCACTTGTTATCATAGACCAACAAACATTTGA
- the LOC114164136 gene encoding chloroplast processing peptidase-like isoform X2 gives MSLLRPSAIYNFVTSYPSLRWMPCQSWGFLRWPGLDGFLRLMVVGLLWSTFSELRFIPSSSMFPTLRVGDRIIVEKASYYIKNPSIHDIIIFKDPTQLYGENTETVFIKRIVAKAGDAVEVHHGVLYVNGVAQQEDFIAQPPAYTIPLTTVPNDHVYVLGDNRNNSYDSHVWGPLPMKNIIGRYVTCYHRPTNI, from the exons ATGAGCTTATTGAGGCCTTCTGCAATATACAACTTCGTAACAAGTTATCCTTCGCTGCGATGGATGCCGTGTCAGAGTTGGGGCTTCCTTCGATGGCCGGGTCTCGACGGATTCCTTAGGCTTATGGTCGTTGGACTTCTCTGGTCCACGTTCTCCGAGCTTCGCTTCATACCTTCCTCTTCTATGTTCCCCACTCTTCGTGTTGGTGATCGAATTATTGTGGAAAAG GCTTCATATTATATCAAGAATCCTTCTAtacatgatattataatatttaaggATCCAACACAG TTATATGGAGAAAACACAGAAACTGTTTTTATTAAGAGAATTGTAGCAAAAGCAGGAGACGCTGTTGAG GTTCATCATGGGGTACTCTACGTCAATGGTGTTGCTCAGCAGGAAGATTTCATAGCACAACCACCAGCATACACAATTCCATTAACC ACTGTGCCCAATGACCATGTTTATGTGCTAGGCGATAATCGTAATAACAGTTATGATTCTCATGTGTG GGGACCACTTCCTATGAAGAACATAATTGGAAGATATGTCACTTGTTATCATAGACCAACAAACATTTGA
- the LOC114164136 gene encoding chloroplast processing peptidase-like isoform X1: protein MSLLRPSAIYNFVTSYPSLRWMPCQSWGFLRWPGLDGFLRLMVVGLLWSTFSELRFIPSSSMFPTLRVGDRIIVEKFLQASYYIKNPSIHDIIIFKDPTQLYGENTETVFIKRIVAKAGDAVEVHHGVLYVNGVAQQEDFIAQPPAYTIPLTTVPNDHVYVLGDNRNNSYDSHVWGPLPMKNIIGRYVTCYHRPTNI, encoded by the exons ATGAGCTTATTGAGGCCTTCTGCAATATACAACTTCGTAACAAGTTATCCTTCGCTGCGATGGATGCCGTGTCAGAGTTGGGGCTTCCTTCGATGGCCGGGTCTCGACGGATTCCTTAGGCTTATGGTCGTTGGACTTCTCTGGTCCACGTTCTCCGAGCTTCGCTTCATACCTTCCTCTTCTATGTTCCCCACTCTTCGTGTTGGTGATCGAATTATTGTGGAAAAG TTTCTCCAGGCTTCATATTATATCAAGAATCCTTCTAtacatgatattataatatttaaggATCCAACACAG TTATATGGAGAAAACACAGAAACTGTTTTTATTAAGAGAATTGTAGCAAAAGCAGGAGACGCTGTTGAG GTTCATCATGGGGTACTCTACGTCAATGGTGTTGCTCAGCAGGAAGATTTCATAGCACAACCACCAGCATACACAATTCCATTAACC ACTGTGCCCAATGACCATGTTTATGTGCTAGGCGATAATCGTAATAACAGTTATGATTCTCATGTGTG GGGACCACTTCCTATGAAGAACATAATTGGAAGATATGTCACTTGTTATCATAGACCAACAAACATTTGA
- the LOC114163279 gene encoding uncharacterized protein LOC114163279, whose product MMKRNHKPFPFVILLLLTLSWAAEEEASTTIIFTTLGRSFYAFDIYSLPLHQKPLNPDQELQLTDGRSVNFNGHFISNASAIQLPARSPPLQLVYVTERNGSPSIYYDAVYTSATATRSTQESVTAERNQIPLLPNKPTDPYPPSIKDRPSVTPDGEFLIYVSTHENPGVPRASWAAVYSTHLQSGLTKRLTPYAVADFSPALSPSGLWTAVASYGPDGWAGEVEDLTTDIYVFLTRDGTHRVKIVEHGGWPSWVDDRTLYFHRRGDDQWWSIYRAIIPSNGPVSVDSVTVERVTPPGLHAFTPATSPDNHNFIAVATRRAGSSFRHIELFNLVNNEFTELTRLVSPRSHHLNPFISPDASRVGYHKCRGEPNAHSSPQLLLENVRSPVPGLSLFRFVGSFPVFSPSGDRIAYVNLPGIYVVNQDGSNLRKVSNALAFSTAWDRVRPGVIYTAIGETFASVSSQVDIVSIDVDNENSVKRLTLDGKNNAFPSPSPDGKWIVFRSGRSGHKNLYIMDAVDGERKGLRRLTEGPWTDTMCNWSPDGEWIAFASDRHAPGSGSFELYVIHPDGSGVRKVIESGSRGRTNHPYFSPDGKSLTFTSDYAGISAEPISNPHHYQPYGEIFRVRLDGSGIERLTHNSYEDGTPAWSPKYIRPVNVEMAKGGPYCSFEDCHWLNTMPNSSSAFCSAL is encoded by the coding sequence ATGATGAAGAGAAACCACAAACCTTTTCCGTTTGTAATACTGCTACTGTTAACGCTCAGTTGGGCGGCGGAGGAGGAggcttccaccaccatcatcttCACCACCCTCGGCAGATCCTTCTACGCCTTCGACATAtactctcttccacttcatcaaAAACCTCTAAACCCTGACCAAGAACTTCAGCTCACCGATGGCCGCTCCGTCAATTTCAACGGCCATTTCATTTCCAATGCTTCTGCTATTCAACTCCCTGCGCGTTCTCCTCCTCTCCAACTCGTTTACGTAACGGAGAGAAACGGCTCCCCCTCCATCTACTACGACGCCGTTTATACTTCCGCCACCGCAACCAGATCCACTCAGGAATCTGTTACCGCAGAAAGAAACCAAATCCCTCTGTTACCGAACAAGCCCACCGACCCTTATCCACCCTCCATCAAAGACAGACCCAGTGTCACCCCCGATGGAGAGTTTTTAATATACGTTTCCACACACGAGAATCCCGGTGTACCACGGGCCAGTTGGGCCGCGGTTTACTCCACCCACCTCCAATCGGGCCTCACCAAGAGACTCACACCCTACGCTGTCGCTGATTTCAGCCCAGCTCTCTCCCCTTCCGGTCTCTGGACCGCTGTTGCTTCCTACGGCCCAGATGGGTGGGCCGGCGAAGTGGAGGATCTTACCACAGACATATACGTCTTCCTAACTCGTGACGGAACTCACCGAGTCAAAATCGTGGAGCACGGAGGCTGGCCCTCATGGGTCGACGATCGGACTCTATACTTCCACCGCCGAGGAGACGACCAGTGGTGGAGCATTTACAGAGCGATTATCCCCTCCAACGGTCCCGTTTCTGTTGACTCGGTTACCGTCGAACGAGTCACCCCACCGGGTCTCCACGCCTTCACACCCGCTACCTCCCCTGACAACCACAACTTCATCGCCGTCGCAACGAGAAGAGCAGGCTCAAGCTTTCGTCACATCGAACTATTCAACCTGGTGAATAACGAATTCACGGAGCTGACTAGGTTGGTCTCGCCTCGCTCTCACCACCTCAACCCGTTCATCTCACCCGATGCATCCCGTGTAGGCTACCACAAGTGCAGAGGAGAACCCAACGCTCACAGTAGCCCCCAGCTTCTCCTCGAAAACGTTCGGAGCCCCGTCCCCGGTCTATCTCTATTCCGGTTCGTCGGTTCTTTCCCGGTTTTCTCCCCCTCCGGAGACCGCATCGCGTATGTTAACCTTCCGGGGATTTACGTGGTGAACCAGGACGGCTCGAACCTGCGTAAGGTTTCCAACGCGTTGGCGTTTTCCACCGCTTGGGACCGGGTCCGACCCGGGGTGATATACACAGCGATTGGGGAAACCTTTGCCTCTGTGAGCTCGCAGGTTGATATCGTGTCCATTGACGTTGATAACGAGAACAGCGTGAAGAGGTTGACCTTAGACGGAAAGAACAACGCGTTTCCGTCACCCTCACCGGACGGGAAATGGATCGTGTTTCGGTCGGGTCGGTCGGGTCATAAGAATCTTTACATAATGGACGCAGTTGACGGAGAGAGAAAGGGGCTTCGAAGATTGACGGAGGGTCCGTGGACTGACACCATGTGCAACTGGTCACCGGATGGGGAATGGATCGCTTTCGCGTCGGACCGGCATGCCCCGGGAAGCGGGAGTTTCGAGTTGTACGTGATCCACCCGGACGGAAGCGGGGTGCGGAAGGTGATTGAGAGCGGGTCGCGCGGGAGGACGAACCACCCGTATTTTAGCCCGGATGGGAAGAGCTTAACGTTTACTTCGGACTATGCGGGTATATCCGCGGAGCCAATATCGAACCCGCATCACTACCAGCCCTATGGTGAAATATTCAGGGTTAGATTGGATGGGTCGGGTATTGAGAGACTGACCCATAACTCGTACGAGGATGGAACACCCGCTTGGTCACCCAAGTATATACGGCCAGTGAACGTTGAGATGGCAAAGGGTGGACCCTACTGCTCCTTCGAAGATTGTCATTGGCTCAACACTATGCCCAATTCCTCTTCAGCTTTCTGCAGTGCTCTCTAG